The genomic stretch CAGCCGAACGGGTTGTCGGGCACGCCGCGCAGCAGCCACAGGAAGACCAGGGTGTCCCCGGCCAGCGCCAGCACGATCGCCACCGCCGCGGTGACCACCCCGACGCCGGGCGCGTCCGCCAGCCCCAGCAGGTCCAGCAGCCACGCCGACGCCGACGTCGCACCCGTGGTCAGCCCGACGCTCAGCGCCCCCGCCACCCCGAAGCCCAGCAGCCCGGCGACGTCCTTGACCCGGTCGGCGAGGAACGCCGGCGGGTCGGGTTGCCCCCGCCAGACGACGTCCATGCCCACCCGGATCCGGTCCATCGCGCGCAGCCCGAGGAGGAGCGCACCCAGCAGCCCGACGACGCCGAAGGTGGTGGCGCTGTCGATCGCCACCTCCGCCTGGGCGGCGAGGTCGTCGCCGGTCGAGCCGGGCACCGCGTCGCGGATGCCGGAGACGAGCTGTTCCTCCAGCAGCGGGTTGCCGCGCAGCACCAGGCCGGCGACGGCGGCGACCAGCAGCAGGACGGGGAACAGCGCCAGGAACACGTAGTAGGTGACCCCGGAGGCGAGCAGGTCGGCCTGCACCCGGTCGAAGTGGCCACCGGCGTGCACCAGGTGGTCCAGCCACCCCCATCGGTCGCGCCCCCGGCGCAGCAGGCGGCGTGCGGCGGCCGCCAGCCGGGTGAACGGGCCGCCCGGGGCCGGGCCGTCGGCACGGCCGGGTGTCGTCCTGGCCTCGGTCACCGGACCGAGTCTGCGGTCTGACCGCCTCCCGCGCGCGTCGGCCGACGGGCCCCGGGGCCGGTCGCGCCGCAGGTCAGCGCGGTGCGCCGGTGAGCGGGTACTCGCGGGCGACGGCCCACGCGCCGTCGGGGAGCTGCTCGAACTCGGTGAAGGACTCCACCCGGAACTCCGCGTGCACCTCGGCCAGTCCGGCGTGCGCCAGGTCGAGCATCTCGCCGGGCACGTCGTGCGCGACGGTGACGTGCGGGTGGTACGGGAACGCCAGCGGCCGGGCCAGCGGCCCGGTGCGGACGTCGGTGGCGATCAGCTCGCAGTCGGCGATGCCCCGCACCACGGCGACGAAGACCACCTCCGAGACCGGCCGGAACGTGCCGGTGCCCGACAGGCGCATGTCGAAGGGCGGGTGGGTGTCCGCGACCTGCGCCAGGTGTGCGCTGATCGTCTGCCGGTCGGCGACCGCGACCTCGGTGGGCGGCAGCAGGGTCACGTGCGGCGGGACCAGGTTCGCCTGCGGGTCACCGCACTTGCCGCGCCACTCGACCAGCAGCTGCGCCCACGGCTCCGGGATCGACACCACCACGCCCAGCACGGCGGTGTCGGCCGGCACCTCGCGCTCCGCCGGGGGGCGGTGCACGAAGGTGTCGTCGGCGCGCAGCGGTCGTCCGGTCACGCCGGCGTGCCCCCGAACGGGGCCAGGAAGCCCACCCGCTCGTAGACGGTGGCCAGGGTGGGGGCCGCGACCGCACGGGCGCGGGCGGCGCCGGCGGCCAGCACCCGCTCCAGCTCGGCGGTGTCGGCCAGCAGTTCTGCGGTGCGCTGCTGCACCGGGGCGAAGGCCTCGGTGACGACGTCGGCGAGCTCCTTCTTGAGGTCGCCGTAGCCGCGGCCGGCGAAGTGCTCCTCCAACTGGGCGGTGCTCTGCCCGGACAGCGCCGAGTGGATGGCCAGCAGGTTGGTCACGCCCGGCTTGCCCACCGGGTCGGCGACGACCTCGCGGCCGGTGTCGGTGACCGCCGAGCGGATCTTCTTCGCCGTCACCTTCGGGTCGTCCAGCAGGTTCACGCAGCCGGCCGGCGGGAGGCTCTTGCTCATCTTCTTGTCCGGCGACTGCAGGTCCAGCACCTTCGCCGCACCCGGGGGCACGTAGGCCTCCGGCAGGGTGAAGGTGTCGCCGTACCGACCGTTGAACCGGGTGGCCAGGTCGCGGGTGAGCTCCAGGTGCTGGCGCTGGTCCTCGCCCACCGGCACCCGGGCGGCCTGGTACAGCAGGATGTCGGCGGCCTGCAGCACGGGGTAGGTGAACAGCCCGACCGACGCCGCGCCGGCGCCCTCGCGGGTGCTCTTGTCCTTGAACTGGGTCATCCGGCTGGCCTCACCGAAGCCGGTGAGGCACTGCAGCACCCAGGCGAGCTGGGCGTGCTCGGGCACGTGGCTCTGCACGAACAGCGTGCTGCGCTCGGGGTCGACGCCCAGCGCGAGCAACTGCGCGGCGGAGACCAGCGTGCGCTGGCGCAGCACTGCCGGGTCGGGCTGCTCCGCGGTGATCGCGTGCAGGTCGACGACGCAGTAGAAGGCGTCGTGGTCGTCCTGCAGCGCCACCCACTGCCGCAGCGCACCCAGGAGGTTGCCGAGGTGGAACGAGTCAGCCGTCGGCTGGATGCCGGACAGCACGCGGGGAGCAGGCACGTCCCTCATCGAACCACGCGTCCCACCGGTCCCCGGTCAGGTGTCCGCAGCCGCGGCCCCGCCGCTGGTCAGGACGGCGTCCAGCGCGCCGAGGAAGACGTCGTCCTCCTCCGGCGTCCCGACGGTCACGCGCAGGCCCTCGCCCGCGAACGGCCGGGTGATCACCGCGCGCGACTCCAGCGCGGCCGCCACCTCGGCGGTGCGCTCACCCAGCGGCAACCAGACGAAGTTGGCCTGGCTGTCGGCGACCGGCAGGCCGCGCTCCCGCAGGGCCGCGGTGAGCCGGGCGCGCTCGGTGACGACGGCGGCGCAGCGCCGCCGCACCTCGTCCTCGCTCGCCAGCGCGGCGACCGCCGCGGCCTGCGCGAGGCTGGAGACGCTGAAGGGCACGTGAGTGCGGCGGACGGCGTCGGCGACGGCCGGGTCCTCGGCCAGCAGGTAGCCCACCCGCAGGCCGGCCAGCCCCCACGCCTTGGAGAACGTGCGCAGCACCGCGACGTTGGGCCGTCCGCGCATCAGCTCCACGCCGTCGGGGACGTCCTCGTCGGTGACGAACTCGCGGTAGGCCTCGTCGAGCACGACCAGGGCCGTCTCGGGCACCGCATCGAGGAAACGTTCCAGCTCGGCTCGGCGCACCGCCGTCCCGGTGGGGTTGTTCGGGTTGCAGACGAACACCAGCCGGGTGCTCTCGTCGACCACCGCGGCCAGCGCCTCGAGGTCGTGGGTGTCGGCGGCGCCGCCCGGCGCGCCGGGCACCAACGGCACCTGCTGGGCGCGGGCACCGGCCACCTGGGCCAGCAGCGGGTACATCTCGAACGACCGCCAGGCGAACGCGATGCCGGTGCCCGGGTCGCAGTAGGCCTGGGTCAGCTGCTGCAGCACGGTCACCGCGCCGCACCCGGTGGCCACCTGCGCGGGCGCGACGCCGTACCGCTCCGCCAGCGTCGCGGTGAGCACCGTCGCGCCGTTGTCCGGGTAGCGGTTGGTCTCCCCCGCCGTCGTCGCGATCGCCTCGACGACGGCGGGCAACGGGGGGAAGGCCACCTCGTTGCTGGCCAGCTTCACCGCGCGCGGGACGCCGATCTCCCGGGCGAGGTCGGCGGGGTTGCGGCCGGGCCGGTAGGCCGGCATCGCTGCGACGGCGGGGCGTGCGCTGACCACGGGCGGGCTCCTCCTGCGCGCGGCGGCCGGACCCCGGCGGGGCGCTGGCTAGGCTCGCACCATGCGCGTTCTCGTCACCGGCGGCGCCGGGTACATCGGCAGCGTAGTCACCGCGGCCCTGCTGGCCGAGGGCCACGAGGTCACCGTGCTCGACGACCTCTCCACCGGGCACGCCGACGCCGTCCCGGTCGGCGCCCGGCTGGTCCGGGCCTCGCTGCACGACTCCGCCCCGGTGCTCGCCGAGGTGCGCCCCGAGGCCGTGCTGCACTTCGCCGCGAAGAGCCTGGTCGGGGAGAGCCAGCAGGCCCCGGAGCTCTACTGGGAGAACAACGTCGGCGGGTCGCTCGCCCTGCTCGAGGCGATGCGCGCCGCGGACTGCCGCCGGATCGTCTTCTCCTCCACCGCCGCCACCTACGGCGAGCCCACCGAGGTGCCGATCCCGGAGACGGCGCCCACGCGGCCGACCAACACCTACGGGGCCAGCAAGCTCGCCGTCGACACGATGCTGACCAGCTACGCGGTGGCGTACGACGTCGCCGCGGTGAGCCTGCGCTACTTCAACGTGGGCGGCGCCGCCTTCGGCCGGGGCGAGCGGCACGCCACCGAGACGCACCTGATCCCGATCGCCCTGCAGGTCGCTGCCGGCACCCGCGAGTCCCTGACCGTCTACGGCGACGACTACCCGACGCCGGACGGCACCTGCATCCGCGACTACGTGCACGTCACCGACCTCGCCGCCGCCCACCTGCTGGCCCTGCCGGCGCCGGCGCCCGGCGAGCACCGGGTCTACAACCTGGGCAGCGGCAGCGGGTTCTCCGTGCAGGAGATGGTCGACGCCGTCCGCGAGGTCACCGGGCACGAGCTGCCGGTGGTCGTGGGCCCGCGGCGTGCCGGCGACCCGGCCCGCCTGGTGGCCAGCTCGGCCCGCATCCGCGAGGACCTGGGCTGGCAGCCGGTGCACACCGACCTGCGGGAGATCGTCGGCGACGCCTGGACGTTCGCGCAGCAGCGCGGCTAACGGGCCTCGGGCTCCGCGGCCGCGCCCTCGGCGTCCTCGGGCTCGGGCGCGGCGCTGACGCCGATGCGCGCGATCCGGCGTCCGTCCAGCTCCAGCACGGTGAGGGTGCGCCCCTCGACGTCGGCGACGTCCCCGACCACCGGCAGCCGGCCCAGCGCGGCGAGCAGGTAGCCGGCGACCGTCTCGTAGGGGCCCTCGGGCAGGTGGAGGCCGGTGGACTCGGCGAAGTCGTCGAGGTTCAGCAGCCCGTCGAGCTCCTGCGGGCCACCGGTGGGCTCGGCGTCCTCACCGGCGACGTCGGCGTCGTACTCGTCGTAGATGTCCCCGATGACCTCCTCGATGAGGTCCTCCAGCGTGACGATGCCGTCGGTGCCGCCGTACTCGTCGACGACGATGGCGAAGTGCCGGTTCTCCCGGCGCATCTCCGACATCGCGTTGAGCACCTTCGCCGTGCCGGGAAGCCGCTTGACCTCCCGCGCCAGGTCGGCCACGGTCGCCGCGCGGCCGGCGGGGTGGGTCGGCAGGAAGAGGTCACGGACGTGCACGAAGCCGACGACGTCGTCCTCACCCCGGCCGATCACCGGATAGCGCGACCAGCTGGAGTCGGCGACCTGCTTGGCCGCCCGGCTCGCGGTGGTCGAGCCGTCCAGGAAGTGCACCTCGGTGCGCGGGGTCATCACCTCGCGCACCTCGCGGTCCCCGGCCCGGAACACCTCGTCGATCAGCCGCCGCTCGTCGCTGGACAGCGACTCGTGCGCCGCGACCAGGTCACGCAGCTCCTCCTGGCTGATCGACTCCCCGCTGACCTTCGGGTCGCCGCCCAGCAGCCGGACGAGCAGGTCGGTGCTCGTCGACAGCAGCCAGATCACCGGCCGGAAGAGCTTGGCGATGGCGTTCAGCGGCGCGGCGACGACCAGCGCGAAGCCCTCGGCCCGCTGCAGCGCCAGGCGCTTGGGGGTGAGCTCGCCGACCACCAGGGACAGGTAGCTGATGGCGATGGTGACCGCGACGAAGGACAGCGGGTCCGCCAGCCCCTCCGAGAGGCCGAACGTGCCCTGCGCCCAGTCGGCGAGCGGCGCGGACAGCGTGCTGGCGCCGAAGGCGGCGGAGAAGAAGCCGGCCAGGGTGACCCCGACCTGGACGGCGGCGAGGAACCGGTTGGGGTCGGAGACCAGCTTGCTCAGGGCCTGTCCCCGGCGGCCGGTGTCGGCCAGCGCCCGGACCTGCGAGTCGCGCAGCGAGACCAGGGCGATCTCGGCCCCGGCGAAGGCGCCGCCGACGAGGACGAAGCCCAGGACCATGACGATGTTGAGCCAGACGTCGCTCACGAGCGGCGTGTTCCTCCAGATGCGGTGCTCGGCAGGGCTCTGCCGGCGTCAGCGGACCACGGTAGTGGCCGGACCCGGGGCAGGTCCTCCAGCGGCAACCCGCCCCCCTCCCCCGGGTGTTCCCCACCACGACCCGCTGGTGACGCTGTGTCCCCGGCTACCCTCGACCGGGTGACCGCCGCGACCCGCTGCTGAGGACGTGCCATGCCGCCCTCCCCGCCCCGCCCGTCCGCGCTCCGGCGTCTGGACGCCGCCCTGTCCCGGCCCCTGCGGCGGGGTGGCCGGCAGCTCTGGGCGCCCCTGCTGCTGGTCGCCGTCCTGGTGCTCCTCGGGTCCGGCGCGACCGTGGTGCACGGCGTGGTGCGCACGCAGCTGGCCGAGACCGCCGCCGAGGCCCCGCAGCCCGAGGCGGCGGCCACCCCTGCCCCGGACACAGCTCCGGACGACGCCGCCGCCGACGTTCCTGCCGATGTCCCGGCGGAGGCGGTGGCCGAGACCGCCGCTACCGATCCCCCGGCCGCCGAATCCGCAGCGGAGACGGAGCCGGCCGTCTCGTCGTCCGCCCCCGCGCCCGCTCCCGCCCCGACACCCGCCCCGTGCCGGCACCGGCCCCGGCCCCGGCACCTGCGGCCCCGGCCGCCGCCGGCACCGAGCAGCGGGTGCTCGACCTGGTGAACGCCGAGCGCGCGACGGCCGGCTGCCCGGCCGTCATCGCCGACCCCGCCCTCGCCGGCGTCGCCCGCGCGCACAGCGCGGACATGCGGGACCGGGACTACTTCTCCCACATCGACCCCGACGGCCAGGACCCGTTCGCCCGGGCTCGAGCGGCCGGGATCCAGACCGCGCGGGCGGAGAACATCGCCTACGGCCAGCCGGACGCCGCCGCGGTGATGGCCGCCTGGATGGCCAGCCCCGGCCACCGGGCGAACATCCTGAACTGCGAGCTGGGCACCCTCGGCGTCGGCGTCGCGGAGGGCGCCGGCGGCCCCTGGTGGACCCAGCTCTTCGGCTCCTGAGCCGGGCTGGTGATCACCTCGGCAGCAGCGGGCTCTCGCCATCCCTGAGAGCCCCGCTGGTGCCGAGATGATCACCCGCGCAGGGCCTCTGCCACTCGCGCCGCGAGCAGGTCGGGCCGATGCAGATCGGCCGCGGTGACGAAGACGACCCGCCAGCCGGCCGCGGTCAGACGGTTCAGCCGCTCCCGGTCGCGCGCGAACTGACCCGGCTCGGCGTGCCACTGACCGTCGTACTCCAGCGCCAGCCGGTGCTCGGGCCAGCCGAAGTCCACGCGGGCCACGAACCTGCCGCGGTGACGTACCTCCAGTTGCGCCACCGGTGACGGGAGTCCGGCGCGCATCAGCACCAGTCGCACCCGGGTCTCCTGCGGGGAGCCGGCCCGCCCATCGGCGAGCGCGGCGGCGCGCCGGGCCTGTGCGCTGCCCCGCACCCGGGGGAGCGCTGCGACCGCCGCGCGCACCTCCTCGAGCCGCACCACGCGCTGCTGTGCGAGCTGGTCCAGGACGACGACCGCCTCGTCCACCGGCCCGCGCCGGATCAGGTCGACC from Modestobacter roseus encodes the following:
- a CDS encoding 2'-5' RNA ligase family protein, producing MTGRPLRADDTFVHRPPAEREVPADTAVLGVVVSIPEPWAQLLVEWRGKCGDPQANLVPPHVTLLPPTEVAVADRQTISAHLAQVADTHPPFDMRLSGTGTFRPVSEVVFVAVVRGIADCELIATDVRTGPLARPLAFPYHPHVTVAHDVPGEMLDLAHAGLAEVHAEFRVESFTEFEQLPDGAWAVAREYPLTGAPR
- the trpS gene encoding tryptophan--tRNA ligase; amino-acid sequence: MRDVPAPRVLSGIQPTADSFHLGNLLGALRQWVALQDDHDAFYCVVDLHAITAEQPDPAVLRQRTLVSAAQLLALGVDPERSTLFVQSHVPEHAQLAWVLQCLTGFGEASRMTQFKDKSTREGAGAASVGLFTYPVLQAADILLYQAARVPVGEDQRQHLELTRDLATRFNGRYGDTFTLPEAYVPPGAAKVLDLQSPDKKMSKSLPPAGCVNLLDDPKVTAKKIRSAVTDTGREVVADPVGKPGVTNLLAIHSALSGQSTAQLEEHFAGRGYGDLKKELADVVTEAFAPVQQRTAELLADTAELERVLAAGAARARAVAAPTLATVYERVGFLAPFGGTPA
- the hisC gene encoding histidinol-phosphate transaminase, with the translated sequence MVSARPAVAAMPAYRPGRNPADLAREIGVPRAVKLASNEVAFPPLPAVVEAIATTAGETNRYPDNGATVLTATLAERYGVAPAQVATGCGAVTVLQQLTQAYCDPGTGIAFAWRSFEMYPLLAQVAGARAQQVPLVPGAPGGAADTHDLEALAAVVDESTRLVFVCNPNNPTGTAVRRAELERFLDAVPETALVVLDEAYREFVTDEDVPDGVELMRGRPNVAVLRTFSKAWGLAGLRVGYLLAEDPAVADAVRRTHVPFSVSSLAQAAAVAALASEDEVRRRCAAVVTERARLTAALRERGLPVADSQANFVWLPLGERTAEVAAALESRAVITRPFAGEGLRVTVGTPEEDDVFLGALDAVLTSGGAAAADT
- the galE gene encoding UDP-glucose 4-epimerase GalE, translating into MRVLVTGGAGYIGSVVTAALLAEGHEVTVLDDLSTGHADAVPVGARLVRASLHDSAPVLAEVRPEAVLHFAAKSLVGESQQAPELYWENNVGGSLALLEAMRAADCRRIVFSSTAATYGEPTEVPIPETAPTRPTNTYGASKLAVDTMLTSYAVAYDVAAVSLRYFNVGGAAFGRGERHATETHLIPIALQVAAGTRESLTVYGDDYPTPDGTCIRDYVHVTDLAAAHLLALPAPAPGEHRVYNLGSGSGFSVQEMVDAVREVTGHELPVVVGPRRAGDPARLVASSARIREDLGWQPVHTDLREIVGDAWTFAQQRG
- a CDS encoding hemolysin family protein is translated as MSDVWLNIVMVLGFVLVGGAFAGAEIALVSLRDSQVRALADTGRRGQALSKLVSDPNRFLAAVQVGVTLAGFFSAAFGASTLSAPLADWAQGTFGLSEGLADPLSFVAVTIAISYLSLVVGELTPKRLALQRAEGFALVVAAPLNAIAKLFRPVIWLLSTSTDLLVRLLGGDPKVSGESISQEELRDLVAAHESLSSDERRLIDEVFRAGDREVREVMTPRTEVHFLDGSTTASRAAKQVADSSWSRYPVIGRGEDDVVGFVHVRDLFLPTHPAGRAATVADLAREVKRLPGTAKVLNAMSEMRRENRHFAIVVDEYGGTDGIVTLEDLIEEVIGDIYDEYDADVAGEDAEPTGGPQELDGLLNLDDFAESTGLHLPEGPYETVAGYLLAALGRLPVVGDVADVEGRTLTVLELDGRRIARIGVSAAPEPEDAEGAAAEPEAR
- a CDS encoding CAP domain-containing protein, producing the protein MLDLVNAERATAGCPAVIADPALAGVARAHSADMRDRDYFSHIDPDGQDPFARARAAGIQTARAENIAYGQPDAAAVMAAWMASPGHRANILNCELGTLGVGVAEGAGGPWWTQLFGS
- a CDS encoding endonuclease domain-containing protein; amino-acid sequence: MSRGLLTPDQLRSTAWRRVLPGVYADARLAADHRLTVAAVSLVAPPTAVFGGLTAAFLWGADGILGAADPVEVVLPTGRRWSPRSPSVRVRTAPLGDGDVEVVGRFRVTGRTRTAVDLIRRGPVDEAVVVLDQLAQQRVVRLEEVRAAVAALPRVRGSAQARRAAALADGRAGSPQETRVRLVLMRAGLPSPVAQLEVRHRGRFVARVDFGWPEHRLALEYDGQWHAEPGQFARDRERLNRLTAAGWRVVFVTAADLHRPDLLAARVAEALRG